A single genomic interval of Phycisphaerae bacterium harbors:
- a CDS encoding sodium:proton antiporter, whose amino-acid sequence MTQAPAHIAHEPKGLSTWQWAAIVLAGAGLALLIYSSLGAEHGAHGGGHGVEHVHAPTIWSVVPFVGLLLCIAIFPLVPSIAHWWESNQNRLLVASLFGAATLAYYLFAYNVEKVVTVLEHAVLAEYIPFIVLLFSLYVISGGIALRGDLAAHPATNTTFLGVGAVIASFVGTTGASMLLIRPLLQTNSERKHVTHTVIFFIFLVSNIGGCLLPIGDPPLFLGYLKGVPFLWTFNLVVEWAVTSAVLLAIYFFWDSVAYKKETIRDIVRDETQRTPLRLHGKLNLVWLLGVVLCVALVKPGEEFLGMGFVSFPFMRELLMLGLVALSLNLTPGRIREMNKFNYAAILEVAALFIGIFIAMQAPIEILRASGERLEPLLSSPMRFFWATGALSSFLDNAPTYVVFFESAVSMTPHDAVGPGVLHLVDGGTIQQSMLTAISLGAVFMGAMTYIGNGPNFMVRSIAEQAGVKMPSFFGYMIYSVGILVPLFLAVTLIFVH is encoded by the coding sequence ATGACACAGGCCCCCGCGCATATTGCGCATGAACCCAAGGGACTTTCCACGTGGCAATGGGCAGCGATTGTTCTGGCCGGGGCCGGACTCGCGCTGCTGATCTACAGTTCGCTCGGAGCGGAACATGGCGCGCATGGTGGCGGTCATGGCGTGGAACATGTCCATGCACCCACGATCTGGTCGGTCGTTCCGTTCGTGGGTCTGCTGCTGTGCATTGCCATCTTCCCGCTGGTGCCGTCCATCGCGCACTGGTGGGAAAGCAATCAGAATCGCCTGCTGGTGGCGAGTCTTTTCGGCGCGGCGACTCTGGCGTACTACCTGTTCGCCTACAACGTGGAGAAGGTCGTCACGGTCCTCGAGCATGCTGTGCTGGCGGAATACATCCCATTCATCGTCCTGCTCTTTTCACTGTATGTCATCAGCGGAGGAATCGCCCTGCGCGGCGACCTGGCGGCGCATCCTGCCACGAACACCACATTCCTCGGCGTCGGTGCGGTGATCGCCAGCTTTGTGGGTACGACCGGCGCGTCGATGCTCCTGATCCGACCACTGCTCCAGACGAACTCCGAGCGGAAGCACGTTACGCACACCGTGATCTTCTTCATCTTTCTGGTCAGCAACATCGGTGGATGTCTGCTGCCCATCGGTGATCCGCCGCTGTTCCTCGGGTATCTCAAGGGTGTGCCGTTTCTGTGGACATTTAATCTCGTCGTGGAATGGGCCGTGACGAGCGCCGTACTCCTGGCCATCTATTTCTTCTGGGATTCAGTCGCCTACAAGAAGGAGACGATTCGCGACATCGTCCGGGACGAAACGCAGCGTACGCCGCTCCGCCTGCACGGGAAGCTCAATCTCGTGTGGCTGCTGGGGGTTGTTCTCTGTGTGGCGTTGGTCAAGCCGGGTGAAGAATTCCTCGGGATGGGCTTCGTTTCGTTCCCCTTCATGCGCGAGCTCCTGATGCTTGGGCTCGTGGCCCTGTCACTGAATCTCACGCCCGGCCGCATACGGGAAATGAACAAATTCAACTATGCGGCGATCCTTGAAGTCGCGGCGCTGTTCATCGGCATCTTCATCGCGATGCAGGCGCCCATCGAGATCCTGCGGGCGAGCGGCGAGAGGCTGGAGCCGCTCCTGAGTTCCCCGATGCGTTTCTTCTGGGCGACGGGAGCACTGTCCAGCTTCCTGGATAACGCGCCAACGTACGTTGTGTTCTTCGAGTCGGCCGTGTCCATGACGCCGCACGATGCTGTCGGTCCAGGGGTGCTTCATCTTGTGGACGGCGGGACCATCCAGCAGAGCATGCTGACGGCGATCTCGCTGGGCGCCGTGTTCATGGGCGCGATGACCTACATCGGGAACGGCCCGAATTTCATGGTCCGCAGCATTGCGGAGCAGGCCGGGGTGAAGATGCCGAGCTTCTTCGGGTATATGATCTACAGCGTGGGGATCCTCGTTCCGCTGTTCCTCGCGGTGACGTTGATCTTCGTACATTGA
- a CDS encoding thioredoxin family protein: protein MMSGETKPWWRRDWLALMLIGALVAVYLWNLRPLPPLEGWDSTYEAALAEAQAGKKHILLAFSQKGCAPCMIMERRVLPSRTVVDALKTYIPVKVDVVADPALAERYHVFATPTYIVTDAQGEPLARTEGSTSAKDFAAFLSIAEEARPQRTLTQ, encoded by the coding sequence ATGATGTCTGGGGAAACGAAGCCCTGGTGGCGGCGTGACTGGCTTGCGCTGATGCTGATCGGTGCGCTCGTCGCCGTGTATTTGTGGAATTTGCGGCCACTGCCGCCGCTGGAGGGCTGGGATTCGACCTACGAAGCGGCGCTCGCCGAAGCGCAGGCCGGGAAGAAGCACATCCTGCTTGCCTTTTCGCAGAAAGGCTGCGCGCCATGCATGATCATGGAGCGGCGCGTGTTGCCCAGCCGGACCGTGGTCGATGCGCTCAAAACCTATATTCCCGTGAAGGTGGACGTAGTGGCCGACCCGGCGCTGGCGGAGCGCTATCACGTATTCGCCACGCCTACGTACATCGTAACGGATGCCCAGGGCGAGCCTCTGGCGCGGACGGAAGGGTCCACGTCGGCCAAGGATTTCGCGGCGTTTCTCTCCATTGCTGAAGAAGCGCGACCGCAGCGAACACTGACTCAGTAG